TCTGCGAGAACTACGGCAGCCCCTTCGTCCTCCCCGAACTCGGCCCCATCGGCGCCAACGGCCTGGCCAACCCCCGCGACTTCCTCGCGCCCGTCGCGGCGTACGAGGAGACGGAGGGCCCGGTCGAGGTCGTCAGCAAGTTCTGCGGCAACCTGTGGGGGGCCACGTACGACCACTCCCCGCTCGACGTCGTCGCCTGGCACGGCAACCACGTCCCGTACGTCTACGATCTGCACCGCTTCAACGTCATCGGCACCATCAGCTACGACCACCCCGACCCGTCCATCTTCACCGTCCTCACCTCGCCCTCCGACACCCCGGGGCTCGCGGGGGTCGACTTCGTCGTCTTCGCGCCGCGCTGGCTCGTCGGGGAGGACACCTTCCGCCCGCCGTACTTCCACCGGAACGTGATGAGCGAGTACATGGGCCTCGTCGAGGGCGCGTACGACGCGAAGACAGCCGGGCCGGGAGGTTTCGTGCCCGGCGGCGGCTCGCTGCACAACATGATGTCCGCGCACGGGCCCGACCAGGAGACCTTCGACCGGGCCTCGGCCGCCGAGCTGAAGCCGCAGAAGATCGACGACGGGCTGGCGTTCATGTTCGAGACCCGCTGGCCGGTCACGCTCACGCCGCAGGCGCGGGACGCCGAGCACCTCCAGCAGGGCTACGACGACGTGTGGCGGGGGCTGCTGCGGCAAGCAGGGGGTCTGGGGGGTTCCCCCAGAGGACACCGCAGGCCATGACCGGTCTCTTCGCCCCCGACTCCCTCCAGCTCAACCGCAAGCTGCCGCTGTGGTACCAGGTGTCGCAGTCCCTGCGCGCCTCCATCCTCGGCCGCCCCCCGGACGCGCCGCTGCGGCTGCCGACGGAGGAACAGCTCGCCGGGCACTACGGCGTCAGCGTGCTCACGCTCCGCCAGGCCCTCAAGGAGCTGGAGGAGGAGGGCCTGATCACGCGGCACCGGCGGCACGGCACGTTCATCGAGGCCACCGCCCGGCACACCGCCCCCGTCCGGCTGCTGGGCTCGGTCGACGCGATCGTCGCCCAGCAGTCCGGCGACCGCACGACCCTCCTGGCCCACGGCCCCGCCCCGGTCCCCGCGGACCTCGCCGGGTACTTCCCGGACCTCGCCGAGGCCATGACGTACCGCCGGCTGCGCCACGACGGCGCCACCGGCGAGGCCACCAACTGGGCCGACAACACCGTCCACCCGGAGGCGGCGGCCCGCATCGACCCGGCGGACCTGGAGCGCTGGCCGATGACGAAGGTCCTCCGCGACCGCGCCGGCATCCGCATCGCCCGCATCACGGACACGGTCACCGCCACACTGGCGGAACCGGAGACGGTCGAACTGCTCGGCGTCCCGCTGCTGAGCCCGATCCTGCACTACACGGGCGTCTCGTACGACGACGCCGGCAGGGTGGTGGACGTGGCCAGGATCCGCTACCGGGGCGACCGGTTCTCGTTCAGCGTGACCCTGGAGGCGCCGTAGCTCCGCAACGGCCCGCGAGCCACCAGTCGTCGGCCGGCCGCGAGCGGCGGGACGGTGACGGCGTCCGGGGTGTCGCACCGGGATCGTAGGATGCGAAGCGCCCTGCGGGGGCTCGGAGTCGAGGGGAGGTCGCGGGATGGGTGGTTCGGCGGACGGCGGTCCCGCCGTGGCGGAGCCCGCCGCGTCCGCGGAGGAGCCGCCGGCGGAGGAGCGGGCCGTGCACGGGGAGTCCGCGGCGGACGCGGCCCCGGCGGCGCGGGGGTCCGTCGTCAGGCCGCGGGCGTCTGTGGAAGGCGGCGCGTCGCCCGCCCCTTCCCGCGAGCCCGCCGAAGGTGACTCCGCCCCGCTGCTCGCCGATCTCATGCCCTGGGGCGTCGCCCCGCTGCGGCTCGGGCGGGGGTGGGTCATGGCGCCCGACGCCGCCTCGCTGCGGCGGCGGTGGGATGCACTCGTACGGGCCGAAGGCGACGAGCGGGACGCACTCTTCCGGGCGACGCGGGCACGGACGACGCACAGTGCCGTGGCGCAGTTGCCCGGCCGGGCCGCCGGGACCGGGCGGCTGGCGCGGGAGGCGGGGCCGTGTCCCGAGCCGGTGCGGGTGCTGCACGGGGCGTACGACCGGCAGTGGCTGATCCCGGACAACCGGCTGCTCGACGCCGCCCGGCCCGAGTTGTGGCGCGTCGCGGACGACCGGCAGTTGTTCGCCGTCGAGGCGGGGTACGTCACGCCGGGGCCCGGCGGGTCCCGCGGGCTCGCCGTGGTCGCGTCCGCACTGCTGCCGGACGGCCGGTCGCCCGCCGGGCGGCCGGGCCGGATCCGGCCGCTCTACCGGCGCCCCCGCGGCCGGGGGCCCAATCTCCCGCCGCGGCTGCTGCGCTGGCTGGGCAGGCGGCTGGGCGGCAAGGTCGGTGCCGAGGACGTGTTCGCCTGGGTGCTGGCCGCCGGGCAGGCCACCCCGCGCGGGTGCGCGGTGCCGCTGACCGCGGACCCGGAGGTGTGGCGGGCCGGCGTGGAGCGCGGGCGGCGGCTGCTGGAGGTGCAGCTCCGCGGCGCCCGCGGCGGCGGAAGGCCCCGGCTCCCGGGCGGCCGGCGGCCGTACGTGCGGGCGGCGCTGCCGGCGAGGCCCGCGGAGGTGTCGTACGACCCGGAGGAGGAGGCGCTGCTCCTCGGCGAGGGCCGCATCTCGCCGGTGCCGCGCGGCGCGTGGGAGTTCACGGCGGGCGGCGTCCCCGTGCTGGAGCAGTGGCTCGCCGCACGCCTGGAGCCCGCCGAGCCCGGGACCCTGGCGGCGATACGGCCGGCGGCGTGGCCGCAGGAGTGGACGTCGGAGCTGCTGGAGCTGATCACCGTGCTGGCGCTGCTCGCGGAGGCGGCGGACCCGGGCGCGGACGAGGCGCGGGGCACGGACGGCTCGTACACCGGGGAGATCACCGCGGAGATCACCGCGGCCGAACTGCACGAGGCGGGCATCCTTCCCGCCCCGGCCTCGGCCCGCCGCCCCGCGTCGGTGCTGGACCACCACGAGGAGGGCCCGGAGGGGCAGTTCGCCCTGATCTGAGCACGCGGCGGGCGTGCGGCTGGTCGCTCGCGCGGCGTTCCACCGCCACAGGCTCCCTACCGGTCCCGTCGACGACGTCCCGTGAGCGGACTGCCCCGCGAACGGCCTTCGGCCGAGCCGATACGCGCCCTGGGCCGTGCGCCCGGTCGGCGCGGACGACGCGCAGGGACTGCTGCCCGGCTCCAGCGGCCCGCGGACCGCCCGGGGAGGCACAAGGCAGCGGAACGTCATCTCAAGGCGGGGACGCCTTTCAAGAGGGCGCCGGGCAGCGTCGGCCGCCCTGGCAGGACCCCGTCACTCCGGCCCGCCGGAGGGCTCGAAGCCGTCCAGCACCCGTCCCAGCAACCGCCGGAACGCCGCCTCGTGGTCCCCCGGTTGCGGCGCCTGGGCCAGGGTCGCGGCCAGGTGGGGATACTCGCCCGTCGCCAACTGCCGCGCCAGATACGCCCCCCGGACCGCCTCTTCCTCCGCCTCGGTCCACGGCAGCGCGCGGGCCCGTTCCGCAAGCGCGATCTCGAACGTGACGTAGCTGGTCACCGACGCCGTGACCATCGCGACCAGCTCCATCTTGGTGCCCGGCGGCACGTCCAGGCCCGCCAGGGCGGCGAGGAACCGGTCGAGGTAGCGCAGCGCGTGGGGCGTGAACCCGTACGCGGTGGTCGAGGTGAGCCGCGGCAGCCAGGGGTGCCGGCGCATCAGGTCCCGCGACTGCTCCGCCAGCGCCAGCACGTCGGCGCGCCAGTCGCCGGTGAGGGGCACCGACAGGTCGTACTCGGCGCTGACCGCGTCGACCATCAGCTCGTGCAGGTCCTCCTTGCGCGGCACGTAGTTGTAGAGCGACATGGTGCCGCTGCCGATCTCGGCGGCGACGCGGCGCATCGAGACGGCGTCGAGCCCGTCCGCGTCGGCGATGCGGACCGCGGCGGCGGCGATCGCGGCGCGGCTGTGCGCCGGGCGCGGGCCGCGGCCCGCGCGCTCCGGGCGGGTCCAGATCACCTCGGGTGCGGCGCCGCGCGCCGTCCCGTCGGCGGCTCGTCCGCTCGCTGCCATCGCTGCCTTCCTCGGGGTCGTCGGGTGCCGGTTTACGTACAGCGTACTGAGTCGGCTATGCTCGGCCGCATGACAACTACGTACGCTGTACTTAGTAAGGCGCTGCAGAAGCGCTACGGCGACGTCCACGCCCTCCGCGGCCTCGACCTCGGCATCCCCGAGGGCACCGTCTGCGGCCTCCTCGGCCCGAACGGCGCCGGCAAGACCACCGCCATACGCGTGCTGACCACACTCGTCGCGCCGGACGGCGGCACCGCGCGGGTCGCCGGGTACGACGTCGCCGCCGAGCCGGCCGCCGTGCGCCGGGCCATAGGCGTCACCGGGCAGGCCACGTCCGTGGACGACGACCTGTCCGGGCGCGAGAACCTGCGCCTCTTCGCCCGGCTGCTGCGCCTGCGCGGGCCCGCGGGACGGGAGCGGGCGGACGAGCTGCTGGAGCGGTTCGGCCTCGCCGAGGCCGCCGGCCGGCCGGCCCGCACGTATTCCGGCGGCATGCGGCGGCGGCTCGACCTGGCCGCGAGCCTGCTCTCCCGGCCGCGGGTGCTCTTCCTCGACGAGCCGACCACCGGGCTCGACCCGGCCAGCCGCGGGCAGATCTGGGCGGCGGTACGGGAGCTGGCGGCGGCGGGCACGACGGTGCTGCTCACGACGCAGTACCTGGAGGAGGCGGACCGGCTGGCCGACTCGGTGGTGGTCGTCGATCACGGCCGGGCGGCCGTCACCGGCACGCCGGACGAACTGAAGCAGCGCGTGGGCGCGTATGCGGAGGTGGTCGTGGCCGACGACGCGGCGCTCGCGGCGGCGGCCGTGGTGCTCGGGCCGCTGACCGGCGGCGAGCCGCGGCTGGACGCGGAGCGGCGCGCGGTGGGGGCGGCCGCGTACGACCCGGAGCTGACGCTGCCGCGCGTGGTGCGGGAGCTGGACGCGGCCGGGGTGCCGGTGGTCGACGCGACCCTGCGCCGGCCGACGCTGGACGAGGTGTTCCTCCGGCTCACCGGGGCGGACGCCGCCGGGACGGCGAAGGACGGCTCCGGGACCGCGCGGCACGCGAAGGAGGCGGCGGCGTGAGCGACCTCGCGTACGACGGCATGGCCATCGTCGGCCGCCAGTTGCAGCGCGCCCGGCGCAACCCCGCGCTACTCGTCACCACCCAGGTGATGCCGCTGACGCTGCTGCTCTTCTTCGGCTACGTCTTCGGCAACTCGGTCTCACTCCCCGGCGACGCCGACTACCGCACGTACATCGTCCCGGGCCTCTTCGCCACCACCGCCGCCGGCGGCCTGGTCACCGGCATGCTCCAGGCCGCCGTCGACACCGGCCGCGGGGTGACGGAGCGCTTCCGGGCGCTGCCGATCAGCCGGGCGGCGGTGCCGCTGGGGCACGCGGTGGCGGACGTGCTGCTGTTCGCCGCCGGGCTGGTGCCGCTGGTCGCGGTGGGCTACGCCGTGGGCTGGCGGAACGACGGCTCCGCGGCGGCGACGGCGGGGGCGCTGGGGCTGCTGCTCCTGCTGCGGTTCACCTCAGCGTGGATCGGGATCCACCTCGGCATGGCGGTGGGCAACGAGGAGGCGGCGGGGCAGTTGGCGAGCACGACGTTCATGCTGCAGTTGCTCTCCAACGCCTACGTACCGACCCACGGCATGCCGGGGTGGCTGCGGGCGGTGGTGGAGTGGAACCCGCTCAGCGCGTACGTCACCGCCGTACGGGACCTGACGGGCAGCGCGCCGCCGGGGCTGGACGACGCGCCGGGCGCGGCGTGGCCGATGACGCATCCGGTGGCGGCGGCGCTGGTCTGGTCGGTGGTGCTGCTGGCCGTCTTCGTACCGCTGGCGGTGCGGCGCAGCGCGCGGGGACGGGGCTGAGACGCGCCGCTCCGGGTCCGCTCGGGTGGGGGCGAACGGACGCGGGCAGCGATCGGGGCGGGCGCGGCATGCCGGGTCGCCGCGCCCGCCCCGATACGGGCTGTCTGTCAGCTCCGGCGGTTGCCGAAGAGGGTGCGCCGCAGCTTCCGCAGCGGGGCGAAGAGGGAAACGCGCGCCATACGGCCCGGCTTCGCGGCCCTCTCCTCGCGCGCGGTCAGCTCACGCATCAGCATGGTGGCGCTGTCCGTGTCCCCCTGGGGGGCGGCGGGTCCGCCGAGCACGGCGAGATGCCGGTCGACGCGTGCCCGCGACGCGGTGCTCCCGCAGTTGATCGCAGGAACTCGCGCTTTGCCGCGCATTGCTATCTGATCCATGACACTCCCCACCCTTACGAGGGCTCCCGGCCCGGGCAGGCTAACCCTATCGTCTGCCTGCGTCACATGCGCATCCCCCACAAGGGAATCATCCCCAATTCCCGGCCCAGAACGCGGTCTTGACCTGGAGAACCGTTTCATCTGGCTGGAATACGCCCCTCGACGGTGGATCGCGTTCCGCTTCTCCCGGTTCCTCCGGCCCTACGGCGCCGGGGACGCGGACTCGTCCGCCGGCGCGTCGACCGGCCAGGAGTACCAGGAGCCTTCGAGGGTGTCGTAGTCGTACAGCGGACGGCCCTTGAGGGAGCTGGTACGGAACGGGGCGCCCTGGTCGTCGATGCGTACGGCCCCGGACTCGTCACCGCTGCTCCACTCGACCTCCAGATACCAGCCGACGTCGTAGTCCTCGGTGTCGGCGTGGATGAGGAGGGACAGCGGCTCGTCGTCGGTGACGCGGAACGGCAGCGCCGGAGGGTCCCATGTGTGCGTGGAGTCGCCGCCCTGCCGGGGCTTGAGGACGGGGCGGGGCTTGTCGAGATCGACGCGGTACGCCGCCTGGGTGACCTCGCCGCCGCAGCCGCTGGACATCGCGAACGCGCTCCACGGCAGCGGAGCGCCGGTCGAGGTCTTGCGCACGTGGACGGCGTTGATGGTCACCGGCTCGTCGCCGCGGGGCTCGATGGCGGTCTCGATGTTCGTGGTCCCGCCGTGGACGGCGCCCTGGCTGGAGGCCCACGCCTCGGCGTCCTGCGCCACGGGCGGGGGCGGCACGTCGTCGGGCGACTTGTCGATGAGGTAGCGGTGGTCGCAGCCGTTCGACCAGACGTGGGAACGGACGGACCAGGCGAGGGGGGTCCGCACGGCGGGCGTGTCCTTGCCCGCGGTTCCGGCCCCGCCCCTGCGGGGCGTGGCACCGGGGGTCGCGTCCGCCTCCGCACCCTCACCACCGCCGGCGGGCGCGGGCTTGCGCCGCTCGGAGGGCTCGGCGGACCGCTCCTTCTCCGCGCTCTCGCCCCCCTGTGCACCCCCGCCACCGCGGCCCCCGTCGGCCAGGACCCCGCTCGCGGGCCCGGTGTCGCCGTCGGCGCGGCCTTCGCCGGTGGACCCGCTGGAGGCGGCCACGAACGCCACGAGCGCGGCAGCCGCCACCCCCGCCCCGGGCACCCCCACCCGCCGCCACCGCCGCGCCCACCGCGGCCCGCGGCCGTCGCGCGAGGACGGGGAGGCGCCACGGGCGGAGTCGCGACCGGGGCGCAACTTGCCGGAAAGACGACGGATTTCGCCGGAGCCGGAGTCGCTTGCGCCGCCGCGGACCTCGCGGGCGGGAGAGCCGAGGGGCGCGGAAGCCGACGCGTCACCGGCGCCGCCCTCACGGGCGGCATCGCCGCGGGGAGCGGCAGCCGAAGGCCCGTGGGTGGCCACGCCGGTGCCCCCGGCCACGGAATGCTGCACCGCGGAGTCCGCTACGTCGCCGGCACCGCCCCCGGCGGAGCCCGCGCCACCACGGACTCCACCAGAGCCCGCACGTACGTCGGCGCCCCGCGCGGCTATGCCGCCAGAGGCCATGGGCCGCTCGGCCGGCGCGGCCGAGTCCGGCGCCTCACCGGCGCCGGAGTCCCGTCCGTCCGCGCCGCCGGAGGCGGAGGGCCGTGCGGCTGAAGCCGCCCCGGCCGCAGCGGAGCCGCGCCCTTGCGCGGCGCCCGGCGGCGAAGGCACCGTTGCGGTTGCGTCGTTCGCGGCGGGACCCGCCGCCGGGGGCTTCGCCTCGTTCACCTCGCCGGTGGCACCGCCACGTGCCGCCTCCGCTGCCGCGCCGGACCGGTCGCCGACTCCGCCACCCGCCGCCGCGCCACTGCCCGGCCTCGCTCCGCGCGACCGGCGTCCCGCTTCTCCCTCGCTCATGCCCGCCCCAGGCGCACCGCGGGCTCCACTGCCCCGCGCACCCGGCCGTGCGCCAGCCGGCCGGCCCTCCGCTCCCCCGCGGCTCGAGCCCGCCGGCGGCTCCCCCGCCGCCCACGACGGAGCCGACCCGCGGCGCGTGCCGTTGACGCGGTGCCAACGGCGGTGGAGTTCCACCAGTTCTTCCGGGGTCGCGCCACACAGGCGTGCGAAGCGTTCCGCCGGGGCATAACTCGATGGGACCGCGTCGCCGTTGCAGTAGCGGTGGAGGGTCGACGTACTCACGTGGAGGCGCGCCGCAAGCGACCCGTAACTGCGCCCCGAGCGCTGCTTCAACTCGCGCAACAGCGCCGCGAACTTCTCCGTCGCCGCGTCTTTCACGTCCCGCCCCCGTTCCGACGCGTTCCACCCTAGTCCTGTCCGCGCTGGTCGGTGGCCGGATTCCCGTTCCAGCTTCCCGTTTCCACCGCGATCGCTTGCGGCCGGTTCCCCCGGGTCCGCAGGCTTGTCACCAGCACCAAGCCAAGCCCCAGCACCGAAGCGGCGCGGCGCCGGGCGGAGTACGGGGGTATCCGCTCGGCGCCGCGCGACGGCCTCCCGGGCCGGGTCGGTTCGCGGGCGGCTCCGGGTGCGGTCTGCGTACGTCGTCGGCTCGGCCCTTGGTGGGCCTCGTCGGCCGGGTCGCTGCGCGCCGACCGTCCGCCCGGCGCCGTACCCGCGAGCACAACGGCCCGGCCCGGGTGACGAGGCCCCAGGTTCGGCGTGTACCCCCGAGGACCCGGACCGGGTCCCGAGCCCGGTGGGGTCCTACGCGCCGGCGTAGGCGGCGCGCAGCGCCTCTTCCACCGCGGTCAGCGCGGTTCCGTGGTCGAGTCCGAGGCGCTGCGCCCGCTGCGCGTACACCTGTGCCGCCGCGGCCGCCTCGCGCTGCGCGGCGTCGCCCGCGGCGGCCACGTAGCTGCCGTGCCGGCCGCGGGTCTCGATCACCCCGTCGCTCTCCAGCGCGCGGTACGCCTTGGCGACGGTGTTCGGGGCGAGGCCCAACTGCTCGGCGAGGCCCCGGACGGTGGGCAGCTTGGTGCCGGCCGGGAGGACGCCACCGCGGGCCTGGGCGGAGATCTGGGCGCGCACCTGCTCGTACGGTGCCTCGGGCGCCTGCTGGTCGACGATAATCTGGATGGTCACGGACTCATTGTGGTCCGCGGGGCGAAATTCGCACGACAGCGGCACCCCCGTCGCCGTACGGTGCGGCGCCATGAGTGTGCTCGTACGCGACTTCCGCCCCGAAGACGCCGACGCCGTCGCCGAGGTGCAGCGCGCGGCGGTGCCGTTCCTCGTCACCACTCCCGAGTCGGTCCGCTGGAACGTGGCGTCCGCGCCGCCGGAGAAGCGGCTGCGGGCGCTGGTCGCCGAGGTCGGCGGGAAGGTCGTCGGCGAGTGCGAGGCGTTCGTCCAGTACGACAGCAGCACCCCGGGGCAGGGCATCGCACAGCCGTACGTGCACCCCGGGCACACCGGCCGCGGCGCCGGTTCCGCGCTGGTCGCGGCGGCCGAGGCGCATCTCGCGGCGCGCGGCGTGACCACCGTCTACACCTGGGTGTACGACACGGAGCGCGACCTCGGCTTCGCCGAGCGGCGCGGCTACCGCCGGGGGCGCACCGGCCGGATCCTCCACCTCGACCTGCGCGCCGCGCTCCCGCCGCGGCGCGAGCCGGCCGCGGACGTGGAGCTGCGCGCCTTCGCGGACTTCGACGATCCCCGGCCGCTGTACGAGGCGGACGCGGAGGCGGCGCTGGACGAGCCGAGCGACACGCCGGCCGACGCCATGTCGTACGAGCACTGGCTCGACCACACCTGGCGCGAGCCGCTGCTCGACCGCGACCTGACGATCGCCGCCCTGGTCGACGGCGAGGTGGCGGCGTTCAGCCTGGCGGAGACCGACGGGCGCACGCGCTATCTGTCCGGGATGACCGGCAGCCGCCGGGCGTTCCGCGGCCGGGGGCTGGCGAAGCTCGCCAAGCACGAGTCGCTGCTGCGGGCGCGGGCGGCCGGGTACACCGACGCGTTCACGGGCAACGACAGCGGCAACGAGCCGATGCTCGCGATCAACCGCTGGTTCGGCTACGAGCCGTTCCTGACCGAGCTGCGCTGCATCAAGGACCTCTGAGGGCCCCGCCCGGCGTCACGGCGGGCCCGCCGTCTGCGGCAGCACCACGGCCCGGTCCGGTATCCGCGGGTCGTATGCCAGGGGGTCGTCCGCCTCGTGCCAGTGCACGACGAACCGCTCCCCCGCCCGGTACGCCTCGAGCCCCGCCCGGCACGACGCCACCAGGTCGTCGGGAAGCGCGTCCAGCGGATACCAGCCGATCTCGGCGCACTTGTCCGGCTCCGCATTCACCACCCGGGCGCCGGGCGGCAGTTCCGCGGCGAAGAACCATCCCATCCTCGACCGGCCCGCCGGCGGCTTGTGCTGCATGACCAGCGCCACCGCGACCTGCTCCGGGGCGAGCACGAGGCCGATCTCCTCGGCGGCCTCGCGCAGCACCCCGGACCGTACGTCCTCGCCGTCCTCCAGATGGCCGCTGGGCATGTTCAGCAGGCCGTCGGCGTAGCCCGTGCCCGCCCGGCGGGCGAGCAGCACCTCCGGCGCGGGGGCGCGCCGGAGGAGCAGCAGGTGCACGTCCACGATCTCCCGGTGGCGGTCGGGGCGCTCCAGCCGGGCCACGCGCTCTCGCGGTGCGCCGTCGGTCACTTCTGCGCTCATGCGCCGATCCTCGCAGCCGCCACTGGACACCTGCTTGGCGCTCAGCAGTCGTAGAGCGCGCTCCCGTGGACCGCCTCGCAGTAGCGCACGTGCAGGTGGTTGTCGTGGTTGGCGTACTGGGTGACCAGGCCCTCGGAGATCAGCTGCGGATCGTTGAAGAAGATCAGCTTGATGTGCCCGGGGGCCGAGGCGCGGATGGCCTTGACCAGGTCGCGGGTCGCCGCGCGGTCGTACGCGGCCGACTGCCAGGTGATACGCCCGGCGGTGCACTGGGCCGAGTCCGTGCGGATCGGCCAGACGTCGAAGTCGAGCCCCAGCTCGTGGCTGGCGTGGCCCGGGATGTCGCCGCCGTGCTCGAACCCGCTGTCGCCGACCGGCAGCTTGCCGTTGCCGGTGCCCGCGAAGGAGGCCGCGGCGGCCTCCAGTTGGGCGACGGCGGCGGAGGTGCCCCAGTGGGCGTTCGCGTTGCCGTCCGGGCTCTGGCCGCACATCGTGCTGCCGAAGCTGGTGTTCTCGTAGTGCCAGAGCAGGTTCTTCCAGGTGACGGGACCGACGATGCCGTCCACGCCGATGCCCGCGTGGCCCTGGAAAGTGCGTACGGCCGCGGTCGTGGCGGCGTCGAAGGTGCCGCTGACCGTGAGCCCGGCGCCGCGCTTGGCGTTGAGCGCGGCCTGGAGGGCCCTGACGGCCCCGCCGGTGTCGCCCTGGCGGATCGTGGGGGTGAGCGCGCCCCAGGTCTGCGGTCCCACGATGCCGTCGACGCCGAGGCCCTTGGCGCTCTGGAACTGGCGCACCGCCGTGTTCGTGGCGGGGCCGAACACTCCGTCGGGCGAGACCGAGATGCCCTGTCCGGTCAGCAGGTGCTGCAGCGCCAGGACGTCGGTGCCCCTGTTGCCGCTGCTCTGCGTCGGGAAGGCGGCCTGGGGGTACGCGTACGCCGGGGAGCCGAGGCCCAGGAGCAGGGCGGCCACGGTGGCGACCAGGGCGGCCAGCCGGAACAGCGGTCTGTTCTTCCGTTTCTTCGTCTTCTTCATCTTCTTCATCGCGTTCTCCTCCGCGGAATCGCCGGTCACTTGCCTGCCTGCAGCGCGCCCCAGGTCGCGGGTCCCACGATGCCGTCCACGCCGAGCCCGCGGCTGGTCTGGTAGTCGCGTACGGCCGTCTGCGTGCCGGAGCCGAAGATGCCGTCGATGCCGACGGTGCGGCCGAGCGCGGCGGTCAGGGCGCGCTGGAGCCGGGTGACGGCGTCGCCGGTGGAGCCGTTCTGCAGGGTGGGCGTGGTGCCGCGGGCCAGCAGCGCGGTCCAGGTGCGGGGGCCGATGATGCCGTCCGCGGTGAGGCCCCTGGCGGTCTGGAACGCCTTCGTGGCGGTGACGGTGCCGGCGTCGAAGGTGCCGGTCGGGGTGGCGCCGCCGGGGTCGTGTCCCGCGGCCTCCAGGAGGCACTGGGCGGCGTCGACCAGGGCGCCCGTCGAGCCGGAGCGGATGGTCCCGTAGGCGTTGAAGCTCAGGTTGGCGGTGGTGCAGGTGACGGGCGGCGGGGTGCCCTTGCCGACGTCGAGGTAGTTGCGGTCGATGTGCAGGCGCTGGCCGCCGTACGTCTCGTAGACCTCGCCGACGTACTGGTGGATGCGCTGGTGGCCGGCCCAGTAGGAGTCCGGGACGTACGATCCCGCGTCGGTGTCGGCGACGCCGTTCCACCACGCGAACCACAGGTGGTCCACGCGCAGGTAGCGGGCGTCGTCGTAGACGCTGGCCGCGTCCCGGATGCCGGAGGAGGCGCTGGAGTACAGGCCGGAGAGGTAGCCCTTGGCGTGCAGGCCCTCGGTCCAGCCGGAGACGTAGCTCATGACCGCGGCCTTGCAGGAGGCGGTGGAGGTGTAGCCCTCGATGTCGGAGTAGAGCGCGCTGCCGGCCGGGATGCCGAGGCTCTGGGCGGCGGTCACCGAGGCGTTGGCGGCGCTGACGCCCTGGGCGCGGGCGGTGACGGGGTCGGACGACATCTTGTTGGAGAAGTTGCTGCACGGCGCCTGGCGGCCGACGTCGATGGGGATGAGGTGCCAGCCCTTGTTCGTCTGGTTCGTCACCCAGCTCGCGGTGAGGTTGGGCTGCGCGCAGGCGCGGGTGGCGCCGGAGATGTAGACGCCCACGGCGCGGTACGGGGAGCCGGCGAGCCAGGCGTCCATCGTGGTCTGCGACGGCGCGGCGCAGGCGTCGAAGCCCTGGCCGCGGAA
The Streptomyces sp. CNQ-509 DNA segment above includes these coding regions:
- a CDS encoding GNAT family N-acetyltransferase, with the translated sequence MSVLVRDFRPEDADAVAEVQRAAVPFLVTTPESVRWNVASAPPEKRLRALVAEVGGKVVGECEAFVQYDSSTPGQGIAQPYVHPGHTGRGAGSALVAAAEAHLAARGVTTVYTWVYDTERDLGFAERRGYRRGRTGRILHLDLRAALPPRREPAADVELRAFADFDDPRPLYEADAEAALDEPSDTPADAMSYEHWLDHTWREPLLDRDLTIAALVDGEVAAFSLAETDGRTRYLSGMTGSRRAFRGRGLAKLAKHESLLRARAAGYTDAFTGNDSGNEPMLAINRWFGYEPFLTELRCIKDL
- a CDS encoding penicillin-insensitive murein endopeptidase; translated protein: MKKMKKTKKRKNRPLFRLAALVATVAALLLGLGSPAYAYPQAAFPTQSSGNRGTDVLALQHLLTGQGISVSPDGVFGPATNTAVRQFQSAKGLGVDGIVGPQTWGALTPTIRQGDTGGAVRALQAALNAKRGAGLTVSGTFDAATTAAVRTFQGHAGIGVDGIVGPVTWKNLLWHYENTSFGSTMCGQSPDGNANAHWGTSAAVAQLEAAAASFAGTGNGKLPVGDSGFEHGGDIPGHASHELGLDFDVWPIRTDSAQCTAGRITWQSAAYDRAATRDLVKAIRASAPGHIKLIFFNDPQLISEGLVTQYANHDNHLHVRYCEAVHGSALYDC
- a CDS encoding glycoside hydrolase domain-containing protein is translated as MSPSRTGSWRPLLAGLAALVTLGGLTAAGPAAAASPPGTGRTVDYRGYEVTVPAGWRVVDLAADPGACIRFDRPAVYLGEPGDQSSCPPGLKGRTAGLVVEPIDAGAARQTTAATAVAPRGSATAPAAKSRDGAIQVAVEDAGVLVTAAHGPATEDLVRGVLAGAELTAGAERTELPAAGAASGGAAAPTAAAGPQPGDFRGQGFDACAAPSQTTMDAWLAGSPYRAVGVYISGATRACAQPNLTASWVTNQTNKGWHLIPIDVGRQAPCSNFSNKMSSDPVTARAQGVSAANASVTAAQSLGIPAGSALYSDIEGYTSTASCKAAVMSYVSGWTEGLHAKGYLSGLYSSASSGIRDAASVYDDARYLRVDHLWFAWWNGVADTDAGSYVPDSYWAGHQRIHQYVGEVYETYGGQRLHIDRNYLDVGKGTPPPVTCTTANLSFNAYGTIRSGSTGALVDAAQCLLEAAGHDPGGATPTGTFDAGTVTATKAFQTARGLTADGIIGPRTWTALLARGTTPTLQNGSTGDAVTRLQRALTAALGRTVGIDGIFGSGTQTAVRDYQTSRGLGVDGIVGPATWGALQAGK